The following proteins are encoded in a genomic region of Blastopirellula marina:
- a CDS encoding sigma-54-dependent transcriptional regulator encodes MNQAQLLLVDDDRHVLESMGSWLREIGYAVDLAADRGQAVALLDANRYDLALVDVRLGPDDGFDVLRYCHTHCPGTTVIMITGYGTVETGIEALRAGAYDLLTKPLIDEELEMAIERALSQRKVMQENQQLKQQLDLRFGLENIIGHDHRMLRIFDMVDSVADTRATVLITGESGTGKSLLARAIHRRSNRRDQPFIEVACGALPEALLESELFGHVAGSFTGATGNKVGKFKAADKGTIFLDEIGTAPLAMQVKLLRVLQELQFEPVGSTETETVDTRVVLATNEDLANSVERGDFRQDLYYRVNVINLELPPLRERISDIPRLADHFLAEVCQDTGRRVQGFSAEAIAAMQRYRWPGNVRELQNVVERAVLLSKNEEITPDDMPASIASGAPVSVSRRTGTTLKEALEGPERQIIREVLESNGWNRNETADQLGINRTTLYKKMKRLGLEEVAGHHQAT; translated from the coding sequence ATGAATCAAGCCCAACTGCTACTTGTCGACGACGACCGCCATGTATTGGAATCGATGGGAAGTTGGCTGCGCGAAATCGGTTACGCCGTTGACCTCGCTGCCGATCGCGGCCAGGCAGTTGCCTTGCTGGATGCCAACCGTTACGACCTCGCGCTGGTCGACGTTCGCTTAGGCCCGGATGACGGGTTTGATGTGTTGCGTTATTGCCACACCCATTGCCCTGGCACAACCGTCATCATGATTACCGGTTATGGTACCGTTGAGACCGGGATCGAAGCGCTAAGGGCAGGTGCGTACGATTTGCTGACAAAACCGTTGATCGACGAAGAGCTCGAAATGGCCATCGAGCGTGCGTTGTCTCAACGGAAGGTAATGCAGGAAAACCAACAATTAAAGCAGCAGCTCGATCTGCGATTTGGCCTCGAAAATATTATTGGCCACGACCACCGAATGTTGCGCATTTTCGACATGGTGGACAGTGTTGCGGACACGCGAGCAACGGTTTTGATTACCGGTGAGAGCGGAACGGGTAAGTCGCTCTTGGCTCGTGCAATCCATCGTCGCAGCAATCGTCGCGACCAACCGTTCATTGAAGTGGCTTGTGGCGCGCTTCCGGAAGCACTGCTCGAAAGCGAACTATTTGGTCACGTTGCTGGTTCGTTCACTGGAGCAACCGGAAACAAAGTCGGTAAGTTCAAAGCCGCGGATAAAGGCACGATCTTCCTCGACGAAATCGGTACCGCACCGTTGGCCATGCAAGTGAAGCTACTTCGCGTTCTGCAGGAGCTTCAGTTCGAGCCGGTCGGAAGCACCGAGACCGAAACAGTCGATACGCGGGTGGTGCTGGCCACCAACGAAGACCTGGCCAACTCGGTCGAACGGGGCGACTTCCGCCAAGACCTTTATTACCGTGTGAACGTCATTAATCTCGAGCTTCCTCCACTTCGCGAGCGAATCTCCGACATTCCGCGTTTGGCGGATCACTTCCTGGCCGAAGTTTGCCAAGACACCGGTCGCCGCGTGCAGGGTTTCTCGGCGGAAGCCATTGCGGCGATGCAGCGTTACCGCTGGCCGGGCAACGTGCGTGAACTGCAAAACGTGGTCGAGCGAGCCGTGCTGCTCAGTAAGAACGAAGAAATTACGCCGGACGATATGCCTGCTTCGATTGCATCGGGGGCACCGGTGAGTGTCTCGCGTCGCACCGGCACCACACTCAAGGAAGCGCTCGAAGGACCAGAGCGTCAGATCATTCGCGAAGTGCTGGAATCAAACGGCTGGAATCGTAACGAAACTGCCGATCAACTCGGCATCAATCGCACAACGCTATATAA